From a single Mesorhizobium shangrilense genomic region:
- a CDS encoding NUDIX hydrolase, giving the protein MDGMTKAEVDRIERSMIAHSDKPIRPRDAATLILLDRKGEEFLVLMGRRHANHAFMPGKFVFPGGRTDPADSRIPAASALHRDEEMKLLAGPGRTSATRARAIALSAIRETYEEAGLLIGRKGAFTTDSSDWQGFVEHGVQPCLDMLRFVARAITPPNRVRRFDTRFFSAWRDDVAVELPDGGPTNELEELVWLPLAKAREAEIPDITRMILDELENRLAHDPLLRPGGPVPFYRLVRNRFTREIL; this is encoded by the coding sequence ATGGACGGTATGACCAAGGCGGAAGTCGACAGGATCGAGCGGAGCATGATCGCTCATAGCGACAAGCCAATTCGCCCGCGCGACGCGGCGACCCTTATCCTTCTGGACCGCAAAGGCGAGGAATTCCTCGTCCTGATGGGACGCCGCCATGCCAACCATGCCTTCATGCCTGGGAAATTCGTGTTTCCAGGTGGCCGCACCGACCCGGCCGACAGCCGTATCCCCGCAGCCAGCGCTCTGCACCGCGATGAAGAAATGAAGTTGCTTGCTGGTCCCGGCCGCACAAGCGCGACCCGCGCCCGCGCCATCGCGTTGTCCGCAATCCGCGAGACCTACGAGGAAGCCGGGTTGCTGATCGGCCGGAAAGGCGCCTTCACCACCGATAGCAGCGACTGGCAGGGTTTTGTCGAACACGGCGTGCAACCCTGCCTGGACATGCTGCGCTTCGTCGCGCGCGCCATCACGCCGCCCAACCGGGTGCGCCGCTTCGACACCCGCTTCTTCAGCGCCTGGCGCGACGACGTCGCGGTCGAACTGCCGGACGGCGGCCCGACCAACGAACTCGAGGAACTGGTCTGGCTGCCGCTTGCCAAGGCCAGGGAAGCTGAAATACCCGACATTACCCGAATGATCCTGGACGAGCTGGAAAACCGCCTCGCTCATGATCCGCTGCTGCGTCCGGGCGGTCCCGTGCCCTTCTATCGGCTTGTCCGCAACCGCTTCACCCGCGAAATTCTGTAA
- a CDS encoding MFS transporter yields MTVDTQPQGDERVHWLPMVAAISSISVVGIAIGLGMPLLSVILETRGHSASMIGLNTAVAGLASIAGAPLATPLAMRFGVAWTMIGMIAAGALAFVGFHFAPDFWMWFPLRIVLHIALTVLFILSEFWISTSAPPHRRGLVLGIYATVLSLGFAAGPWIFAHLGSSGFRPFGVIIVLVTLAAIPVLAARNESPTIVSDGETSNFLRYIWLVPTATAAVLVFGAVETGGFALFPVYGNRIGYSEADAALLLTMIGLGNVLLQIPIGMISDRVSDRRYLLLACATVGFAGTIFMPFFAQNWHLMAALLFVWGGVVAAMYTIGLAHLGSQLSGHELASANAAFVLCYGVGMVLGPQAIGIGMDAFGPSGFGWSLGLFFAAYMVLVGARLIRKIL; encoded by the coding sequence ATGACGGTCGATACCCAACCACAGGGCGACGAACGCGTACACTGGCTGCCGATGGTGGCGGCGATCTCGTCGATCAGCGTCGTCGGCATTGCCATCGGCCTTGGCATGCCGCTGCTCAGCGTCATCCTGGAAACACGCGGCCATTCAGCGTCGATGATCGGCCTCAACACCGCCGTAGCCGGCCTTGCTTCGATCGCAGGCGCTCCGCTTGCCACGCCACTCGCCATGCGGTTCGGCGTCGCCTGGACCATGATTGGCATGATCGCCGCCGGCGCGCTGGCCTTCGTCGGCTTTCATTTCGCGCCGGATTTCTGGATGTGGTTTCCCCTGCGCATCGTGCTGCATATCGCACTGACGGTGCTGTTCATCCTGTCTGAGTTCTGGATCAGCACCTCGGCGCCGCCACACCGGCGCGGGCTGGTGCTGGGTATCTACGCCACCGTTCTGTCGCTCGGCTTTGCTGCGGGGCCATGGATCTTCGCCCATCTCGGCAGTTCCGGCTTCAGGCCCTTCGGCGTCATCATCGTATTGGTGACATTGGCAGCCATACCGGTGCTGGCGGCGCGCAACGAGAGCCCGACAATCGTCTCGGACGGCGAAACCAGCAATTTCCTGCGCTACATATGGCTGGTGCCAACGGCGACCGCCGCCGTCCTCGTGTTCGGCGCCGTCGAGACCGGCGGCTTCGCGCTGTTCCCGGTCTATGGCAACCGCATCGGCTATTCCGAAGCCGACGCGGCACTTCTCCTGACCATGATCGGCCTCGGCAACGTGCTGTTGCAGATTCCCATCGGCATGATCAGCGACCGCGTCAGCGACCGCCGCTATCTGCTGCTTGCCTGCGCCACTGTGGGGTTCGCAGGCACGATCTTCATGCCCTTCTTCGCCCAGAACTGGCACCTGATGGCGGCACTTCTGTTCGTCTGGGGCGGCGTCGTCGCAGCCATGTACACGATCGGCCTCGCCCATCTGGGTTCCCAGCTTTCCGGCCACGAACTGGCCTCCGCCAACGCCGCCTTCGTGCTGTGCTACGGCGTCGGCATGGTGCTCGGTCCGCAGGCGATAGGCATCGGCATGGATGCGTTCGGACCGTCCGGCTTCGGCTGGTCTCTCGGTCTGTTTTTCGCGGCCTATATGGTGCTCGTCGGCGCCAGGCTTATCCGCAAGATCCTCTGA